From Candidatus Sphingomonas colombiensis, one genomic window encodes:
- the rhaI gene encoding L-rhamnose catabolism isomerase: MRADALRDEYDSLGRALARRGIDIDAVKSRVAGFSVAIPSWGAGRGGTRFAKFPIPGEPTTIYEKLADCAVIHQLSTVTPRVSPHFPWDTVGDYASLREEAAALGLGFDAINSNTFQDQPGQKLSYRDGSLSANDACVRTQAIKHNIECIEIGRQLGSTALTVWVGDGTNFPGQQDFSKSLDRYLEAAAQVYAALPDDWNMLLEHKMFEPAFYSTVIADWGSSILAAQELGPKARCLVDLGHHAPNVNIEQIVARLHHFGKLGGFHFNDSKYGDDDLDSGSINPHQLFLVFNELIEAELNPREGFDPAYMIDQSHNVTDPIESMIASAEAIVGAFAKASIVDREALSAAQDSNDTMLAFLTLRRGYRADVSPILAMARLEAGGAIDPIPAYRASGWRARKARERRAVGLGAGIV, from the coding sequence ATGCGAGCCGATGCGTTACGCGACGAATATGACAGTCTCGGCCGCGCACTCGCGCGTCGCGGGATCGATATCGATGCGGTGAAATCACGCGTCGCGGGGTTCTCGGTCGCAATACCGAGCTGGGGCGCGGGCCGAGGCGGCACGCGCTTCGCCAAATTTCCCATCCCCGGCGAGCCGACCACCATATATGAAAAACTCGCCGATTGCGCTGTAATCCACCAGCTCTCTACCGTCACACCTCGCGTCAGCCCCCACTTTCCTTGGGACACGGTGGGCGATTACGCCTCGCTGCGCGAGGAAGCCGCGGCGCTGGGTCTCGGATTCGACGCAATCAACTCGAACACTTTTCAGGACCAGCCGGGCCAGAAGCTCAGCTATCGCGACGGCAGCCTCTCCGCCAACGACGCTTGCGTGCGCACCCAAGCGATCAAGCACAATATCGAATGCATCGAAATCGGCCGGCAACTCGGCTCGACCGCGCTCACCGTCTGGGTGGGCGACGGCACAAACTTTCCCGGACAACAGGACTTCTCCAAATCACTCGATCGCTATCTTGAGGCCGCGGCTCAGGTCTACGCAGCACTGCCCGACGACTGGAACATGCTCCTCGAACACAAAATGTTCGAGCCGGCCTTCTACTCCACCGTAATCGCCGATTGGGGTTCATCGATTCTCGCGGCTCAGGAACTGGGGCCCAAGGCCCGATGCCTTGTCGATCTTGGGCATCACGCGCCCAATGTGAACATCGAACAGATCGTCGCCCGACTCCATCACTTCGGCAAGCTCGGCGGCTTCCATTTCAACGACAGCAAATATGGTGACGACGATCTCGACAGCGGCTCGATCAATCCGCACCAGCTCTTCCTCGTCTTCAACGAGCTTATCGAGGCAGAGTTGAATCCGCGCGAGGGGTTTGACCCCGCTTATATGATCGATCAGTCGCATAACGTGACCGATCCGATCGAGAGCATGATCGCCTCGGCTGAGGCGATTGTCGGCGCCTTTGCCAAGGCTAGCATCGTCGATCGTGAGGCGCTGTCCGCTGCGCAGGATAGCAATGATACCATGCTGGCCTTCCTCACGCTACGGAGGGGCTACCGCGCCGACGTTTCGCCGATCCTTGCCATGGCTCGCCTGGAAGCCGGCGGCGCGATTGATCCGATCCCGGCTTATCGCGCTAGCGGCTGGCGCGCGCGCAAAGCACGGGAACGCAGAGCAGTGGGGCTCGGCGCTGGCATCGTTTGA
- a CDS encoding DeoR/GlpR family DNA-binding transcription regulator has product MHVEERDSLILNLIGKTGFVSFKSLEAAIQASPATLRRDLDRLEVNGVIQRVRGGARLVDDEATGGSTDVQSLAGVPFHENIDRNRKQKEAIGRAAAGLCKPGESIIIDGGSTTLQMCRHLAGLNLQVLTNSLHVVSALLPEPGTRIAVPGGSVFREQNIILGIGGEECMPRVHAPRLFMGAAFVGAQGAMQADVVLAAAERQMIDRAEWVALLVDSSKFTAPSGSVVCGLDELDVVITDPGISDIHSRMIEQSGVKLIIA; this is encoded by the coding sequence ATGCATGTCGAAGAACGCGATAGCCTGATCCTCAATCTGATCGGGAAGACCGGCTTCGTGTCGTTCAAGAGCCTTGAGGCGGCGATCCAAGCTTCGCCGGCAACGCTGCGTCGCGACCTCGACCGGCTTGAGGTTAACGGCGTGATCCAGCGCGTGCGCGGTGGCGCACGGCTCGTCGACGACGAGGCTACAGGTGGAAGCACGGATGTCCAGTCACTGGCCGGCGTGCCCTTCCATGAGAATATCGATCGCAACCGCAAACAGAAGGAAGCGATCGGTCGTGCCGCCGCCGGGCTGTGCAAGCCGGGAGAATCGATCATCATCGATGGCGGTTCGACCACCTTGCAAATGTGCCGCCATCTCGCCGGCCTCAATCTTCAGGTGCTTACCAATTCGCTGCATGTAGTGAGCGCATTGCTGCCCGAACCGGGCACGCGCATTGCCGTCCCCGGCGGTTCAGTATTCCGCGAACAGAATATCATCCTGGGAATCGGCGGCGAAGAGTGCATGCCACGGGTCCATGCTCCGCGCTTGTTCATGGGGGCGGCCTTCGTTGGCGCGCAGGGTGCGATGCAAGCCGACGTCGTGCTGGCGGCAGCTGAGCGCCAGATGATCGACCGTGCCGAGTGGGTCGCGTTGCTGGTCGACAGCTCGAAATTCACCGCCCCTTCGGGCTCCGTTGTATGCGGATTGGATGAACTGGACGTAGTTATCACTGACCCCGGTATCAGTGATATTCATAGCAGAATGATCGAACAGTCAGGTGTAAAGCTTATCATCGCCTGA
- a CDS encoding GNAT family N-acetyltransferase: MVELRTHRLRLRPAVEADLAAFHSILSDPRAMIFWSTPAHSDLQETREWLAAMIGINAGEGEDFVVEYEGRLIGKAGLYRFPEIGFIFNPDVWGHGFAGEAVRAVIARAFGHHRLSSIDADVDPRNAASLRLLARLGFQEVGRARGTWLVGAEKCDSVYLRLAMEGWEPK, translated from the coding sequence ATGGTTGAGCTGAGAACTCACCGCCTTCGTTTGCGACCGGCTGTGGAAGCTGACCTTGCCGCTTTCCACTCCATACTGAGCGATCCACGAGCAATGATCTTCTGGTCGACGCCGGCTCATTCGGATCTGCAGGAAACGCGGGAGTGGCTCGCCGCGATGATCGGAATCAATGCGGGCGAGGGCGAGGATTTCGTTGTCGAATATGAAGGGAGGCTGATCGGAAAGGCGGGCCTATATCGGTTTCCCGAGATCGGTTTTATCTTCAATCCCGACGTATGGGGCCACGGATTTGCAGGCGAAGCCGTTCGGGCGGTCATCGCTCGCGCGTTCGGCCACCATCGCCTCTCCTCCATCGACGCTGATGTGGATCCGCGCAATGCCGCCTCTCTCAGACTCCTCGCTCGTCTGGGCTTCCAGGAAGTCGGACGAGCGCGAGGTACCTGGCTGGTCGGAGCAGAAAAGTGCGACAGTGTTTATTTGAGGCTGGCGATGGAAGGCTGGGAGCCGAAATAG
- a CDS encoding autotransporter domain-containing protein, with protein sequence MTYANHPGVARRNSIGGRRSALLLGTALAPLAISFAAHAQSTGQTVVLEEGRPPVAVTLGAGDDRVVVDISRVDADSGVLDLTGLTTGPVTDEGGRDSVWLRATGSQTRNVVFTEVKGSTAQQFVRADAATGTPFDGGTVYEASGNDTVLTLENRSRSPIPADPAKLPNNASMDLRHGPMQFAGDGTVLLTFSLNAANQPDATQQAIRVLPGSTSQEQGSGGDGKLALVLDADVGGDSALAGLIDVRNAASLRVTSKSRVQILEGTAIVGGKADIILDANGWVNSFNAAFPDVTLIKSSGRVFNSTRVSVGGQNGSPTAQGVAIRLDGGKLYNTLTEAESGTGAASGGIGNIIGGSTGVLAASGDNYIENVGDIRASTGAAVESLRGTSVLRNKVWTFSKGSGTRAGTITGGMVDGRQVAYQGGSGTDMVVNSGTITGDIDLGDREDMFLFTGATNGVNGTIEGGSGLDGYGRSFSASATHTLSNDILGNGNSGFEMHGIEAAGGDTTVTVAAAATLDAGLMLVGNGSVVNTANINSSDFGFYIRDIANVARGIRVTNRGDVVSRKGVYGRTGIAGFVNEGLIRATEGNGVFFNIGELAQPIATVEFRNAGTIETESDDSDALGMQFDATNDGGPLADVLNTGTIRNAGSRESFDADEHYGVRLRDISEQDNMLRFRNDGLVEATGRGVTAVSLESARNHVVNSKTIRAEGMGASAVRIMSQFHPDQQTTTASLVNSGTISANGGAWINADNNFATINTAVGMSLGGANARGELVNSGTIEAMGSGSVAVVAVDDSGSGAAFVLDNDGTIRGQAETLFGEHQGVPEPYRRLAGAIHTFGTIDTVTNRGLIQGNVDLGSFDDQFRNYGRLEGDLRLGDGDDTYVFGGGSSLTGTADGGDGFDVIAVDRTGDMAKRIDASRFVGFEALMGVPDTAGTGKVSIFGNFDAESLRIGDIALNIDAGDTVSSAGGAAVDTFIGGDGRETINNAGTIAGGLAMGGGDDTLNNSGTIGNNVDMGAGNDVVVNSGRIEGNLNLGDGDDRYVALAGGIVTGDIDGGAGNNTFVFRLTGSEGEIPGSVLNFNSFGAYGPGTLKVNLDKGQNYNNLELLESANLVLSGSNGSVGNVIGDDSAQVVTIDGVLTGGVSLGGGDDTLNMTLAGLLEGALDGGAGTDTLNLSLTGDSTIKGMYGFEIANISGDAKLTLAGDLGAGQQVNFLGDVDNELVIAAGVKFEGAVNGGEGRDLLRVQSGSSDSRTVVASQITSFEDLVSEGAGTLALTNGSYSFESVAINGGNFELGANSTLASAAGIVFDGADNRFTLGSGATVSGRIDGGAGNDTLALVQGAGTTRLLSALDQTGFEALESFGAGELRIDRDAAFEGGARLNGGKVSVMQGYTLAANVTGGDGADTLAVFGTVDGNIDLGAGNDTLVIGGLGNVTGTRDGGEGTDRLVFDTQGTYAEPTVYDGTGFTGFEELGVAGGVVSLTGDTNWNSVAITGGRLIGQAGTTITSANAIQVAHGATFGSAGIVNGDINVAGTLSPGASPGTMTVNGNVNFVAGSNLLLEVSPTVSDLLHISGKMTIADGAAVDITGVLHGTPGNTLDLVVADGGITGRFTTINKSNDIFGFVVQSGNRLQIQSEFLTPPTYPRNVRASIAYANEVLRDGYGVQAFTAALPVLVDAEGNANKTAFAQLTPEAFGSALQLGIEKGLIVADGARAFAATGMGGKGFYSFGQFVNANATLHGQAESGAAGAHIGSHGFFGGIGYGLENGSRMGLFIGGLDSNQSLRELGAKTEGNSLLAGAYADLRLDSFGLHGLLAYDTGTVETKRLLAVSAGTAKSRYGLSSWVVDLSADYRARLGVLAITPKLGVTLVHAGRDAIASEQGVGDFGLSVSGGSKVSWFGDASLALSGDFSLGGMAVQPFAQAGVRHALNNGATRVSARFAGAASGFTVDGVERDRTTGRYGLGIGLGIADGVRVQASYNGEFSGTRRNNFMGGLSIRF encoded by the coding sequence ATGACTTATGCAAACCATCCGGGCGTTGCCCGGCGCAATTCCATTGGCGGTCGCCGCAGCGCGCTGCTGCTCGGCACGGCGCTCGCGCCGCTGGCGATCAGCTTCGCCGCGCACGCGCAGAGCACCGGGCAGACCGTGGTGCTCGAAGAGGGTCGGCCGCCGGTCGCGGTAACGCTTGGTGCGGGCGACGATCGCGTCGTGGTCGATATTTCGCGGGTGGACGCCGACAGTGGCGTGCTCGATCTCACCGGGCTTACTACCGGCCCCGTCACCGACGAGGGGGGCCGCGACAGCGTGTGGTTGCGCGCCACCGGCAGCCAGACGCGCAATGTCGTCTTCACCGAGGTGAAAGGGAGCACCGCGCAGCAATTCGTCCGCGCGGACGCGGCCACCGGCACGCCATTCGACGGTGGCACCGTCTATGAAGCATCCGGCAACGATACCGTTTTGACACTGGAGAACCGCTCGCGCTCGCCGATCCCCGCAGATCCCGCCAAATTGCCGAACAACGCGTCGATGGATCTGCGACATGGCCCGATGCAGTTCGCCGGGGACGGCACGGTCCTGCTGACCTTCTCGCTCAACGCCGCCAATCAGCCGGATGCGACGCAGCAGGCGATCCGCGTACTGCCCGGCTCGACCTCACAGGAGCAGGGCAGCGGCGGCGATGGTAAACTGGCGCTGGTGCTCGATGCGGATGTCGGCGGTGACAGCGCGCTTGCCGGACTGATCGACGTCCGCAACGCCGCGTCCCTGCGCGTGACCAGCAAGTCGCGCGTGCAGATTCTGGAAGGGACCGCGATCGTTGGTGGAAAGGCGGACATCATTCTTGATGCCAACGGCTGGGTAAACTCGTTCAACGCCGCCTTCCCGGACGTTACGCTGATCAAAAGCTCCGGCCGCGTGTTCAACTCGACCAGGGTGAGTGTCGGTGGCCAAAATGGCAGCCCCACCGCGCAAGGCGTCGCGATCCGGCTCGATGGCGGCAAGCTTTATAACACCCTGACGGAAGCCGAATCCGGCACGGGCGCGGCCAGCGGCGGCATCGGCAATATCATCGGCGGCAGCACGGGCGTGCTGGCGGCAAGCGGCGACAATTATATCGAGAATGTCGGCGATATTCGCGCCAGCACCGGCGCGGCCGTGGAGAGCCTGCGCGGTACATCGGTGCTGCGCAACAAGGTGTGGACCTTCTCCAAGGGCAGCGGAACGCGCGCCGGCACGATCACCGGCGGCATGGTGGACGGGCGGCAGGTCGCCTATCAGGGCGGAAGCGGCACCGACATGGTAGTCAATTCCGGAACGATCACCGGCGACATTGATCTTGGTGATCGCGAGGATATGTTCCTTTTTACCGGCGCCACCAATGGCGTGAATGGAACGATCGAGGGCGGCTCGGGGCTGGACGGCTATGGTCGCTCGTTCAGCGCCAGCGCGACCCACACGCTGTCCAACGATATTCTCGGCAACGGCAATAGCGGCTTCGAGATGCACGGAATCGAAGCGGCGGGCGGCGACACCACCGTCACGGTCGCGGCGGCGGCCACGCTCGATGCGGGGCTGATGCTGGTCGGCAACGGATCGGTCGTGAACACGGCGAACATCAATTCGAGCGATTTTGGTTTCTACATCCGCGATATCGCCAACGTGGCACGCGGGATACGCGTCACCAATCGTGGCGATGTGGTGAGCAGGAAGGGCGTATATGGCCGCACCGGCATCGCCGGCTTCGTCAACGAAGGGCTGATCCGCGCGACGGAGGGCAATGGCGTTTTCTTCAACATCGGGGAGTTGGCTCAGCCGATCGCGACGGTCGAATTCCGCAATGCCGGCACGATCGAAACCGAATCCGACGATTCGGATGCGCTGGGGATGCAGTTCGACGCGACGAATGATGGGGGGCCGCTGGCCGACGTCCTTAACACCGGGACGATCCGCAACGCCGGCTCGCGCGAATCCTTCGACGCCGACGAGCATTATGGCGTGCGGCTTCGCGACATCAGCGAGCAGGACAATATGCTGCGGTTTCGCAACGATGGCCTGGTGGAAGCCACCGGCCGCGGCGTAACCGCCGTATCACTGGAAAGCGCGCGCAACCATGTCGTCAACAGCAAGACGATCCGCGCCGAGGGAATGGGCGCGAGCGCAGTCCGGATCATGTCCCAGTTCCATCCCGATCAGCAGACGACAACCGCTTCGCTCGTCAACAGCGGCACGATCAGCGCCAATGGTGGGGCGTGGATCAACGCCGACAACAATTTTGCGACGATCAACACCGCGGTCGGCATGTCGCTGGGCGGCGCGAACGCGCGCGGGGAACTCGTCAACAGCGGAACGATCGAGGCGATGGGTTCCGGGTCCGTCGCGGTTGTGGCGGTGGACGATAGTGGGTCGGGCGCGGCTTTCGTGCTGGACAATGACGGAACGATACGCGGTCAGGCCGAAACGTTGTTTGGCGAGCATCAGGGCGTGCCCGAGCCCTATCGCCGGCTGGCGGGGGCGATCCACACTTTCGGCACGATCGATACCGTCACCAATCGCGGGCTGATCCAGGGCAATGTCGATCTTGGTAGCTTCGATGACCAGTTCCGCAACTATGGCCGGCTGGAGGGTGATCTGCGCCTTGGCGATGGCGACGACACCTATGTCTTCGGTGGCGGGAGCAGCCTGACCGGCACGGCCGACGGAGGGGACGGTTTCGACGTTATCGCGGTCGATCGGACCGGCGATATGGCCAAGCGGATCGACGCGAGCCGGTTCGTGGGTTTCGAGGCGCTGATGGGGGTTCCCGATACTGCGGGCACGGGCAAGGTTTCGATTTTCGGCAATTTCGACGCCGAATCGCTGAGGATCGGCGACATCGCGTTGAACATCGATGCCGGCGATACGGTAAGCTCTGCCGGTGGCGCGGCGGTCGACACCTTCATCGGTGGCGACGGACGGGAAACGATCAACAATGCCGGCACGATTGCCGGCGGTCTCGCGATGGGCGGCGGCGACGATACGCTGAATAACAGCGGGACCATCGGCAACAATGTCGACATGGGTGCGGGTAACGATGTCGTCGTCAATTCAGGGCGGATCGAGGGGAACCTGAATCTGGGCGATGGCGACGATCGCTATGTCGCGCTGGCCGGAGGAATCGTCACCGGCGATATCGATGGCGGTGCGGGCAACAACACCTTCGTCTTCCGCCTGACCGGCAGCGAGGGTGAGATTCCGGGATCGGTGCTGAACTTCAACTCGTTCGGGGCTTATGGCCCCGGTACGCTGAAGGTGAATCTCGACAAGGGCCAGAATTACAACAATCTCGAATTGCTGGAGAGCGCGAATCTCGTCCTGTCAGGATCGAACGGCTCGGTCGGCAACGTCATCGGTGATGACAGCGCGCAGGTCGTTACGATCGATGGCGTGTTGACCGGCGGTGTCTCGCTGGGCGGCGGGGATGATACGCTCAACATGACGTTGGCGGGGCTGCTCGAAGGCGCGCTGGATGGCGGCGCGGGCACGGATACGCTGAACCTGAGCCTCACCGGCGATTCGACGATCAAGGGGATGTACGGTTTCGAAATCGCGAACATCTCCGGTGACGCGAAGCTGACGCTGGCCGGAGATCTGGGTGCCGGCCAGCAGGTGAATTTCCTTGGCGACGTCGACAATGAGCTGGTGATCGCCGCCGGCGTGAAATTCGAAGGCGCGGTGAATGGTGGCGAAGGGCGCGATCTGCTGCGTGTCCAGTCCGGCAGCAGCGACAGCCGCACGGTCGTCGCTTCGCAGATCACCTCGTTCGAGGATCTCGTGTCGGAGGGCGCGGGCACGCTCGCGCTGACCAATGGCAGCTACAGCTTCGAATCCGTCGCGATAAACGGCGGCAATTTCGAGCTGGGCGCGAACAGCACGCTCGCCTCGGCGGCGGGTATCGTCTTCGATGGTGCGGACAATCGCTTCACATTGGGCAGCGGGGCGACCGTCTCGGGCCGGATCGATGGCGGCGCGGGCAACGACACGCTGGCGCTGGTGCAGGGCGCGGGGACGACCCGTCTGCTGAGCGCGCTCGATCAGACCGGGTTCGAGGCGCTCGAATCCTTCGGCGCCGGCGAATTGCGGATCGATCGCGATGCGGCGTTCGAGGGCGGCGCGCGGCTGAACGGTGGCAAGGTCAGTGTGATGCAGGGCTATACGCTCGCCGCGAATGTTACCGGCGGCGACGGGGCGGATACGCTGGCCGTGTTCGGGACGGTCGATGGCAATATCGATCTCGGCGCGGGCAACGACACGCTGGTGATCGGCGGTCTCGGCAACGTCACCGGTACGCGTGATGGGGGGGAGGGGACCGACCGGCTGGTCTTCGACACCCAGGGAACCTACGCCGAGCCGACGGTGTATGACGGCACCGGATTTACCGGATTCGAGGAGCTGGGGGTAGCGGGCGGCGTCGTGTCGCTGACCGGCGACACGAACTGGAACAGCGTGGCGATCACCGGCGGCCGGCTGATCGGCCAGGCGGGTACGACAATCACGTCCGCCAACGCGATCCAGGTGGCGCATGGCGCGACCTTTGGTTCGGCCGGGATCGTCAACGGGGATATCAACGTCGCGGGTACGCTGTCGCCGGGCGCGTCGCCGGGAACGATGACGGTCAACGGCAACGTCAATTTCGTGGCCGGCTCCAACCTGTTGCTGGAGGTTTCGCCGACGGTCAGTGATCTGCTGCACATTTCGGGCAAGATGACGATCGCTGACGGCGCGGCGGTGGATATCACCGGCGTGCTGCACGGAACCCCGGGCAATACGCTCGATCTCGTCGTGGCGGACGGCGGCATCACCGGGCGTTTCACCACGATCAACAAGTCGAACGACATCTTCGGCTTCGTCGTCCAGAGCGGTAATCGGCTACAGATCCAGAGCGAGTTCCTCACCCCCCCCACTTATCCTCGCAACGTCCGTGCGAGCATCGCTTATGCCAATGAGGTGCTCCGAGATGGCTATGGCGTGCAGGCGTTCACCGCCGCTCTGCCGGTGCTGGTCGATGCGGAGGGCAATGCGAATAAGACTGCCTTTGCGCAACTCACGCCGGAAGCTTTTGGCTCGGCGCTCCAGCTCGGCATCGAAAAGGGGCTGATCGTTGCGGATGGAGCGCGGGCTTTTGCGGCCACCGGCATGGGCGGCAAGGGGTTTTACAGCTTCGGTCAGTTCGTGAATGCCAATGCTACATTGCACGGCCAGGCGGAAAGCGGCGCAGCCGGGGCGCATATCGGCAGCCATGGTTTCTTTGGTGGCATCGGTTACGGGCTTGAGAACGGTTCCCGCATGGGTCTGTTCATCGGCGGTCTGGACAGCAACCAATCGCTTCGGGAGCTTGGCGCAAAGACTGAAGGGAATAGTTTGCTCGCCGGGGCTTACGCCGATCTCCGGCTCGACAGTTTCGGGCTGCATGGCTTGCTGGCGTATGACACGGGCACCGTGGAGACGAAACGTCTGCTGGCCGTATCGGCTGGTACGGCCAAGTCGCGATACGGCCTCTCGAGCTGGGTGGTCGACCTGTCGGCGGATTACCGGGCGCGGCTCGGCGTCTTGGCAATCACGCCGAAGCTCGGTGTCACCCTCGTCCATGCTGGACGCGACGCGATCGCATCTGAGCAGGGCGTCGGCGATTTCGGCCTGTCGGTTTCAGGTGGCAGCAAGGTGAGTTGGTTTGGCGACGCGAGCCTGGCGCTCTCGGGCGATTTCAGCCTCGGCGGGATGGCCGTGCAGCCCTTTGCACAGGCCGGCGTGCGGCACGCACTGAACAATGGCGCAACGCGGGTTTCGGCGCGCTTTGCCGGCGCGGCTAGCGGGTTCACGGTGGATGGCGTCGAACGGGATCGCACCACGGGTCGTTATGGGCTCGGGATCGGCCTTGGTATCGCCGACGGTGTGCGCGTTCAGGCGAGCTATAATGGCGAATTCTCGGGAACGCGGCGCAACAATTTCATGGGGGGATTGTCGATCAGGTTCTGA